Proteins co-encoded in one Papaver somniferum cultivar HN1 chromosome 5, ASM357369v1, whole genome shotgun sequence genomic window:
- the LOC113284472 gene encoding uncharacterized protein LOC113284472, which translates to MEIKMLTDCKQPLLQLQPRQLPKILISSTTFKPSLSRTYRPISLRCESQILKPLTSVLSKQGEIFSSTSTIWSNQMEFFKAASTVIGVFGPVFSVVSALYSLAVVYKGGDLIELPINGVVTIGYVHSIGVFNTNVQLQSGGGWYKIKHFNGDIKTVCNLTRVDGALKFYRIYVDFEIDKNSPLKEIKQKIKDIISKEEYVQDLSVSLLTEKKIGVSCYIPLSKLKTPRFESYLEIRDDIISAVGGSFRSSSPPSEFFKFLKIS; encoded by the exons ATGGAGATCAAA ATGCTTACTGATTGCAAACAACCACTCCTTCAACTTCAACCAAGACAACTACCTAAAATTTTAATCTCTTCAACAACATTCAAACCTTCTCTTTCTAGAACATACAGACCTATTTCTTTGAGATGTGAGAGTCAAATTTTGAAACCATTGACTAGTGTCTTGAGCAAGCAAGGGGAAATCTTCAGCTCAACCAGTACTATCTGGAGCAACCAAATGGAATTCTTCAAAGCAGCCAGCACTGTTATTGGAGTGTTTGGACCG GTTTTTTCTGTTGTATCAGCTCTGTACTCTCTTGCTGTTGTGTATAAAGGAGGTGATCTTATTGAGTTGCCAATCAATGGTGTGGTCACTATCGGTTATGTTCATAGCATTGGGGTCTTTAATACAAATGTTCAGTTGCAGTCTGGTGGAGGATGGTACAAGATTAAGCATTTCAATGGGGACATTAAAACAGTTTGTAATCTTACTCGAGTGGATGGTGCTCTGAAGTTTTATCGGATTTATGTTGATTTTGAAATTGACAAGAATTCACCGTTAAAGGAGATCAAACAAAAGATTAAGGATATAATCAGCAAGGAGGAGTATGTACAAGACCTATCAGTATCATTACTTACTGAGAAGAAG ATTGGTGTCTCTTGCTATATACCGTTATCGAAGCTCAAAACTCCTCGTTTTGAGAGCTATCTTGAAATTCGGGACGACATAATTTCAGCAGTTGGAGGATCTTTCCGTTCCAGCAGCCCCCCATCTGAATTcttcaaatttttgaaaatttctTAG